The sequence TACCATCAAGGATCTTTCTTTTATCTTCTGAGGTGTAATACATCCCCTCAGCGGATACCAACATTCGCGGTGACGCTTTGAACTGCGAGTTTGCCGTAAAAGGCATCCAAAAAGCGTCTTTATTGGTTGATTGTTCGCTTACTAGCGAATCCATGCTCTTATTGTTCGTCCCATGCATAGTGCACCCCAACGGTCATAGTTGAACTGATCTTAGTTGAACTGTTTATAGTTGAATGAATAATTGTTTCTTTTACTAAACACCGCTAAACACCCATACCGCTTAATGTAAATGCAATGTTATTAAATATTAAACAAAATTGACTATAGAACGTTCTTTTGAGCGGTGCAATGATAAAATTATAAACATTTTCTGGTTTTTTGCGTTTAGTGCGCTAGGATTGTGTTTAGTTTACTAACCACCACGAGTCATCTAGGGAGCATTCATTTCATGGAAATGGAGATTGGACCAAGATTCAAAGCGCTACGAGAACGTGCGGGACTCTCACAAAGAGAGCTCGCAAAACGTGCAGGCGTCACCAACGGGTTTATTTCACAAATAGAAAGTAACGCAGTTAGCCCGTCTGTCGCTTCACTGAGTAAATTGCTCAGCAAGATCCCCTCTTCTATGGCGGAGTTTTTTGCCGTCGATGAGCCACAACCAGAGCAGTTCTTCACCCGACGTGCAGACCAGCCAGAAATTGGTCGCGGTAAAATCAGCTATCGCCAAATTGGCCATTATCACGAAGATCGCCACATCGGCATGCTAAGAGAAACGCTCTCTCCCGGTGCCGATACTGGTCAAGAGATGCTCAGTCACGAAGGACAAGAGTGTGGTGTTATCGTGCGAGGCGAGCTTGAGCTCACCGTTGAAGAACAAGTCACCCGTTTAGTCGAAGGCGACAGCTACTATTTTGATAGTGAGCGCCCTCACCGATTTAGAAACACCACTGATGTGGATTGCGTCATTATCAGTGCAAACTCACCGGCAAGCTTCTAACCAAAGGAATTAAGGAAGGATATTTATGGACAACATGACATGGCATGACAAGGCAGAGGCATTGAGTTTTCGAACTCAGGCATTCATCAATGGTGAATTTGTCAATTCGGCTTCCGGCGATACGTTTGAAATTATTAACCCAGCAACTGGGCATTCACTTGCCCACGTAGCTCGCTGCAGTGAGCAAGATGTTAATAGCGCAGTTGAAGCAGCGCGTGCGGCATTTGAAAGTCGCGTGTGGAGTGGTTTAGCACCTAGTGAAAGAAAAGCGATTTTGCTCAACTATGCCAAGCTGATCGATGAGCATAAAGAAGACTTCGCGCTGCTCGAGTCGCTGGACATGGGCAAACCAATATCGGATGCAATGGGCTATGACGCTCCAGCAACCGCGCGCTGCATTCAATGGAACGCGGAAGCCATAGATAAGGTGTACGATGAAGTTGCTCCTGTTACTGAAGATGCACTAGCTCTAGTCACCAGAGAAGCACTAGGTGTGGTGGCTGCGATAGTGCCGTGGAACTTCCCAACTGTCATGGCAGCATGGAAAATTGGTCCAGCACTTGCCACTGGTAACTCGGTTATCGTGAAGCCGTCTGAGAAGTCTCCGTTGACTGCTATCCTTTTGGCCGATCTTGCCAAACAGGCCGGGATCCCAGCAGGCGTATTCCAAGTACTCCCAGGATTTGGGCACGAGGCGGGACAAGCGTTAGCCCTTCATAACGATGTTGATTGTATCACCTTTACTGGCTCCACCGCTGTCGGAAAAAAACTACTCTCCTTTGCCGGAGA is a genomic window of Vibrio sp. CB1-14 containing:
- a CDS encoding cupin domain-containing protein, with the protein product MEIGPRFKALRERAGLSQRELAKRAGVTNGFISQIESNAVSPSVASLSKLLSKIPSSMAEFFAVDEPQPEQFFTRRADQPEIGRGKISYRQIGHYHEDRHIGMLRETLSPGADTGQEMLSHEGQECGVIVRGELELTVEEQVTRLVEGDSYYFDSERPHRFRNTTDVDCVIISANSPASF
- a CDS encoding aldehyde dehydrogenase, with amino-acid sequence MDNMTWHDKAEALSFRTQAFINGEFVNSASGDTFEIINPATGHSLAHVARCSEQDVNSAVEAARAAFESRVWSGLAPSERKAILLNYAKLIDEHKEDFALLESLDMGKPISDAMGYDAPATARCIQWNAEAIDKVYDEVAPVTEDALALVTREALGVVAAIVPWNFPTVMAAWKIGPALATGNSVIVKPSEKSPLTAILLADLAKQAGIPAGVFQVLPGFGHEAGQALALHNDVDCITFTGSTAVGKKLLSFAGESNLKRAFMECGGKSPHIVHYDVKDIEKAAATAASAICYNQGEVCTAGSRLLVHSSIKDEFVALLLKYMENWQPNDPLLENTRVGAIVDAAQYERVLSYIDIGKNEGATLAFGGQPTMTQTDGYFIQPAVFTDVTSDMRIFQEEIFGPVLCVTTFDSIEEAITLANDSDYGLAAGIWTSDISTAVRCSRALRAGTVFVNNWDGGDMTMPFGGYKQSGNGRDKSLHALHKYTEMKSTWIELD